AGCAACCTGATGAGCATCTATGCCGAGTGCTCAGGAATGAGCCTGCAGCAGATTGCCGACAAATATGAAGGCCAAATGTACGGCGGCTTCAAAAAAGAGCTGGCTGAAGTGGTCGTAGCCCTGCTGGAGCCGATCCAGCAAAGATATCAGGACATTCGCAGCTCAGGGATGCTGGGCGATATTCTGGCTCAAGGTGCCGAAAGTGCACGGATAAGTGCCGCCCGGACCCTGGAGGGCGTGAAGGAACGGATGGGCTTCCTGCCTACCCGTTAAGGAGAAGGCTGGTTGCTCTCCGCCTTGCGTCTCAGCCTGGCCTTGACGATGAAGCCCCAGCCGATGTTAAGCACGCATAGCGCGCCGAGCAGCAGTGCCAGCCAAATGTTATAGCTGATCGAGATGGAAGCTGCTGTGAGGAGTAGAATTGAAGAGCAGGCGAACCACAGTGACAGACCTTTACCCATATGTTCCAGCCTTCCTTTCTGCTTCAAATAGTGTACAAGTGAATCCCGGTGTGCCTCGCAGCATGCCGGGATTTTGCGTAAAGTGAGCGAATATAGGCTTTGAAGTGTAACCGCTTTTATTGTAGATTGTGCCTTATGCGGTCCCGTTACGTCAAGAGGGCTGCCCCAATCAGCCAATTCATTCCTGGCTTCCGGGACAGCCCTCTACATAGTGCTAACCTGTGCTAACCTGCTACAGCTTGACGGTTCCCGGATCAACGGCGAAGCGCTCATCCAGCTTCTCGCTGCTCAGCCAGCCGACATAAGTATTTAGCGGTTTATACTCATGGTCCATGACCAGCACAGCCACGAACGGGAATTGCTTACGGTGTAAATAACGGACATCTCCCCAGCGTACAATATAACCAGAGGGCAGCTCCTCCACCTCCGCGACAGCGTACGAGGTGAAGTACAGGAAGGCCTGAATATCCGGATGAGATTTGGAATGCTCGACGGCGGGGTGAGTGGAGCACACCGCATGCTTGAACCATTCCAGCCGCCCGCTGTTCAGCAGCCCGACATTGTAGCTGCCATCCGGCTTGGCTTTGACCAGATTCCACCGCGTTGGCGAAATGGTCGGGATCACATAGTAACGGTCGCCTGCACTATGGTGAACATCCTTGTTCTTGATGCTGCGGGTAATGCGGGCATGAACGAGGGTCCGCCAGATGTAGTACAAGACGATGCAGGCATACAAGGTGATGAACAGGGGAGCGGGCGGCACCATTCCGCTGATCCAGAGAATAATCGCCGCTGCATGGCTGCCGAAGATAAACGGATCGAAGATATGGATGATGTTCCAGGCGATCCATTTCTCGGTGAACGGGCGGGCGGCCTGAGTCCCGTAGGTGTTGAACAGATCGGAGAATACATGGACGGCAACCCCGATGAAGCTCCAGAGCGCGATATGGCTTAAGGTGCTAAGGTCCGTGAAGCCGAAGAGCGGCCCGATAACCACTGTGATCAGTGCCGGCCACAGCAGTAAAAAGGGCAGGGAATGGGTGATTCCCCTGTGATTGCGGATATATACCGCGTTATCCTTCAGACGCAGGGCGGTATCAGCATCCGGTGCCTGAGAAGCCAGTACAGTAGCTACCATCACCGCTCCGGCAAGTGTTCCATTCGAAGCGACGAGCGGATCGACGAAGGACAGACCTGCAAGTCCAAGTCCCATAACAAAATGTGTGGCA
The sequence above is a segment of the Paenibacillus sp. FSL R7-0204 genome. Coding sequences within it:
- a CDS encoding metal-dependent hydrolase, with protein sequence MDTATHFVMGLGLAGLSFVDPLVASNGTLAGAVMVATVLASQAPDADTALRLKDNAVYIRNHRGITHSLPFLLLWPALITVVIGPLFGFTDLSTLSHIALWSFIGVAVHVFSDLFNTYGTQAARPFTEKWIAWNIIHIFDPFIFGSHAAAIILWISGMVPPAPLFITLYACIVLYYIWRTLVHARITRSIKNKDVHHSAGDRYYVIPTISPTRWNLVKAKPDGSYNVGLLNSGRLEWFKHAVCSTHPAVEHSKSHPDIQAFLYFTSYAVAEVEELPSGYIVRWGDVRYLHRKQFPFVAVLVMDHEYKPLNTYVGWLSSEKLDERFAVDPGTVKL